The following are from one region of the Nicotiana tomentosiformis chromosome 7, ASM39032v3, whole genome shotgun sequence genome:
- the LOC104111679 gene encoding condensin complex subunit 2: MAETLSPNTKQKGPFSPTKFVLGSNDDKLERARARAARAAVIRRKPLPVPPPPSTCLDEQQILELFQNCIKLASENKINQKNTWELGLIDHLCEIVKVEQENDSETNFQKASCTLEAGVKIYSMRVDSVHSEAYKVLGGINRVGKGNDQDPVVEDANAENDQEEGHPREEQEKKLSPLSTLESSFDSINVKKFDAAFAVDPLYHQTSAQFDEGGAKGLLLNNLGIYGTCSVLFDSCEIPGKSIPEAIQNDRTDSIDICFAKDCVEEMVLNMPKKDEISPSLRHMICQFSGEMQVPAETDFSGQLSPEQTSESFGLDVVDDGAFDNCGAWPMDHDDGIDVAEQGSQDVDQISSSQQEGSEPFTFPDAEDDDRSERVDDYLFLSLGFSSKHNSWAGPDHWKYRKVKVSEEPCKEDGSPVRTKKTKSRKTEPEISFTKALDTDLSHVFAPPKNPKLLLLPANRTPCNRLLPEDCHYQPENLVKLFLRPNVTCLGRKGKKVPDEAGQQSEDFGAMPSWDDDGGFPGAFDDTFDDGNAFSDVEESSTLVSQPRQVNKIEVQYDKTSKQVDVQVLKETLWDQLNQTSVKEESVSFKHILAALPNECRASASIEARSPHLCFICLLHLANEHGLRIQGCVNLDDLSIQLEAHNNSLPNAVA, encoded by the exons ATGGCCGAAACCCTAAGCCCTAATACCAAACAGAAAGGCCCATTTTCTCCGACAAAATTTGTCTTGGGCTCCAATGATGACAAGCTTGAACGTGCTCGAGCACGCGCCGCCCGTGCTGCCGTCATCCGTCGCAAACCTCTCCCTGTCCCGCCTCCGCCATCTACTTGTCTTGACGAGCAGCAGATTCTCGAACTCTTCCAGAATTGCATCAAACTCGCCAGTGAAAAT AAAATTAATCAGAAGAATACTTGGGAGCTAGGTTTGATTGATCATCTATGCGAAATCGTTAAAGTTGAACAAGAGAATGATTCTGAGACCAACTTTCAGAAG GCTAGTTGTACCCTTGAGGCTGGAGTTAAGATTTACTCAATGAGGGTGGACTCAGTACATTCAGAGGCATATAAAGTTCTTGGAGGAATCAATCGTGTTGGTAAAGGAAATGATCAAG ATCCTGTTGTAGAGGATGCCAATGCTGAAAATGACCAGGAGGAAGGTCATCCCAGAGAAGAGCAAGAAAAAAAG TTATCACCTTTATCAACACTAGAGTCATCATTCGATTCTATCAATGTGAAGAAATTTGATG CCGCTTTTGCTGTTGACCCTCTTTATCATCAGACATCAGCTCAGTTTGATGAAGGTGGTGCAAAGGGTCTTTTGTTGAATAACCTAGGAATCTATGGTACTTGCAGTGTCCTTTTCGATTCATGCGAGATACCTGGGAAGTCAATACCAGAAGCAATTCAGAATGATAGAACAGATTCCATTGATATATGTTTTGCTAAAG ATTGTGTTGAAGAAATGGTATTGAATATGCCCAAGAAGGACGAGATATCACCGAGTCTGAGGCATATGATTTGTCAATTCAGTGGAGAGATGCAGGTTCCAGCTGAAACAGATTTTTCTGGCCAGCTTTCACCAGAACAAACTTCTGAATCGTTTGGCCTAGatgttgttgatgatggtgcatTTGACAATTGTGGAGCCTGGCCAATGGATCATGATGATGGAATAGATGTGGCAGAGCAAGGCTCTCAGGATGTTGATCAAATTTCATCAAGCCAACAGGAG GGCAGTGAACCATTTACTTTTCCCGATGCTGAGGATGATGACAGATCTGAGAGAGTTGATGATTACTTGTTTTTAAGTTTAGGATTTTCTTCGAAGCACAATTCCTGGGCTGGTCCTGATCATTGGAAGTATCGGAAGGTGAAAG TCTCAGAGGAGCCTTGCAAGGAAGATGGATCACCAGTAAGGACTAAGAAAACAAAGAGCAGAAAAACAGAACCTGAAATTTCTTTCACAAAAGCATTGGACACTGATCTATCGCATGTCTTTGCTCCTCCAAAGAATCCCAAGTTACTACTCCTTCCAGCAAATAGAACACCGTGTAACAGGTTACTTCCAGAAGATTGTCATTATCAACCTGAGAATCTTGTGAAGCTGTTTCTCCGACCCAATGTCACG TGCCTCGGAAGGAAAGGAAAGAAAGTACCAG ATGAAGCCGGTCAACAAAGTGAAGATTTTGGAGCTATGCCATCTTGGGATGATGATGGTGGATTTCCTGGGGCTTTTGATGATACTTTTGATGATGGCAATGCATTTAGTGATGTTGAGGAGTCAAGTACACTTGTCTCTCAACCTCGCCAG GTAAACAAGATTGAAGTCCAGTATGATAAAACATCCAAACAAGTAGATGTTCAAGTGCTTAAGGAAACACTTTGGGACCAATTAAATCAAACATCAGTTAAG GAAGAAAGTGTATCTTTCAAGCACATCTTGGCTGCTTTACCAAATGAATGCAGAGCGTCAGCATCGATTGAGGCTCGATCTCCACATTTATGCTTTATTTGCTTGTTGCATCTTGCAAATGAACATGGATTACGGATACAAGGTTGTGTCAACTTGGATGACCTCAGTATACAGCTCGAAGCTCACAACAATAGTCTCCCTAATGCTGTGGCCTAA
- the LOC138895268 gene encoding uncharacterized protein, protein MTDFEVILGMDWLSPYHAILDCHAKIVTLAIPYLPRLEWKGSFISTSSRVISFLKARQMVEKGCLAYLAYVRDTVVEVVAIDSVPVIWEFSYVFPYDLPGIPPYRDIDFCIDLAPGMALRELKELKEQLEELLAKGFVWPSVSP, encoded by the coding sequence atgaccgactttgaggtcatcttgggcatggattggttgtctccatatcacgccatccttgattgccatgctaagattgttaccttggcgataCCATATTtacctagattagagtggaagggttcgtttatcagtacatctagtcgggttatctcctttctaaaggctcgacagatggtcgagaaagggtgtttggcatatctagcttatgttcgggatactgttGTAGAGGTTgtggcgattgattcagtgcccgtgatCTGGGAGTTCTCCTATGTGTTTCCTTATGATCTTCCAGGAATACCACcatatcgtgatattgatttctgtattgatttggctccaggcatgGCTCTGagagagttaaaggaattgaaggaacagcttgaggagttgctagcaaaggggttcgtctggccgagtgtatcaccttag